The stretch of DNA CTAATTGTTCTTCACGGAATACCAGAAAGCGTTCGTATCCGTAGTCCCAGCTACGCACGCGCCCTCTGTCCAGTTCGATGATCCGGTTGCTGATTGACTGCAGAAATTGCCGGTCGTGGGTGATGACCAGAATGGCACCATTAAAATCGGTGAGGATTTTTTCCAGCCATTCGATGGTCGGGATGTCCAGATGGTTAGTCGGTTCATCCAGCATCAACAGATCGGGCTCTGAAATCAGCGCCCGTCCCAGTGCGGCACGCCGACGGCTGCCGCCAGACAGAGTCTGCATTTTTGCCTCGGCCGGCAGTTGCAGGACATCCAGCATGGCTTCAATACGATGCTCAACCGACCAGCCATCGAGTTGTTCAATCTGCTTTTGCAATGATGCCATTTGCTCGAGCACCCGCGCATCACTGAAATCGCTGGATTCTGATCGCGTCAGGTGATGGTAATTTTTGAGCAGCTCTCCCAGACCTTCTATGCCACCCGCGATATAATCATACAGAGTCTGCTCGTCACGATCGGGCAGCTTCTGGTCCAGATAAGCGACTTTGATACCGTCGGCACGCCATAACTCACCAGAGTCCGCCTGAATCTGCCCCAGCAGTACCTTCATGAAGGTCGACTTTCCCGCTCCGTTCTGGCCCAGAATGCCGATGCGCTCGCCCTTGTGGATGGTCAGGTTGACCTGATCCAGCAGAGGCTGATCACCGAAGGCCAGAGAAAGATGGTTGAGTCTGAATAACAACATACGGTGCGGGTTCCTGCTGATGACCGATGCCCTTGTGCAGTCTGCACTCCGGCTTGTATTTGAGGCGTTGCAGTATAAACTTAACGGATAACAGAAGACAGTCAAGACATTGTCCCGTCCCCAAGAATCAAGGATTGCTGTGTTAACTACTGAGCACTTGCCCGAAGCACTAAAAACCGTCATCGAACGATATTGGCAGCGGTTACAGGAAAACGATCTGCCCGAAGATCTGCGTGCCAGGCTGGAATCGCAACCGGAGCTGGTACGTCAACTGACTCAGGTCTGGGCAGCCAGCGACTACGCCGCCAATCTGTGTATCAGTCGCCCGTCAATACTGGTGGAGTTGCTGGACTCCGGGCGTCTGTTTCGGTCAATTGAGGCTGATTACAAATCACGGTTGCGGGAGATATTTTCGGCAGCCGCAGGCGACGAGCCAGTGCTGACAGTCGAGCATATGAAATCTGTACTGCGTCTGTTCCATCAGCAGGAGATGCTGCGGCTTGTCTGGCGAGATGTGACCCGACAGGCTTCTGTGCGCGAAACAGCCGCTGACGTCTCGGCTCTGGCAGAAGCGGCGCTGGATGTGAGTCTTGATCTGCTGCACAGGCAGGCCGTGACTGATAGTGGTGAGCCAATAGGCAGTCGCTCTGGTCAGCCGCAGCAAATGGTTGTGCTTGGCATGGGCAAGCTGGGTGCCGGTGAGCTTAACCTGTCATCCGATATCGATTTGATGTTTGTCTATCCGGAAAGCGGTGAGACCGATAAAGGCGTCAGTTGTCAGCAATTTTTTCTGAAACTGGGGCAGCAGTTCATTGATGTTATTGACGCAGTGACAGCAGACGGATTTGTATTCCGGGTGGATATGCGTCTGCGTCCATTTGGCAGCGAAGGTGTACTGGTCTGCAGTTTTGATGCCATGGAAAATTACTACCAGTCACAGGGTCGGGACTGGGAACGATATGCCATGATCAAAGCGCGGGCAGTTGCTGGTGACGTCAAGGCGGGTGCTGAGCTGATCGCCCGCCTGCGTCCCTTCAGTTTTCGTCGCTACCTGGATTTTTCGGCATTTGAATCTCTACGGGCAATGAAGCTGCAGATCAACAAGCAAGTGCGGAAAAAGGGCATGAACCAGGATATAAAACTGGGTGCCGGAGGGATCCGTGAAGTTGAATTCATCGTCCAGACCCTGCAAATGGTGCATGGTGGAAGGGACAAGCGTCTACAACAGGAATCTTTATACAAGGCGATGGATGCGCTGCAACAGGGAGACTACCTGCCCGCAGAGACTATTCAGGCTTTACGTAACGCCTACAATTTTCTCCGCGACCTTGAGCACAAGCTGCAGGCTTATGCCAACAAGCAGACCCAGGCGCTTCCGGGTAGTGAAATGGAAAGGCTTAGAGTTGCTGTCGCCATGGCTATACCGGATGCAAAAAGCGCCAGTTGGGATAGATTGCAGGATATTCTGGACCAGCACAGACAAATTGTGCGCGAGCACTTCAGCGACGTGATTCATATCGAAGAAGATGACGATGCCGTCAGGCATGATGTTGACGACCAGCAGTTGAATTCGCTCTGGCATGAAGACCTGAGCGATTGCGATGCTGTTGATGTTTTGCAGCGCTACGGGTTTGAAAACCCGGAAAGCAGTTGGCAGCGATTGAAAGAGTTCCGTCGGGCACGCGTTTTTCAGACTCTGCCGGCTGAAAGTCGCCAGCGCTTCGCCCGTTTTATGCCTCTGTTGCTGGCAACTTTGCAGCAGGAAAAAACGCCCAGCCTGGGGTTGGAAAGGGTGATGAAGCTGGTTGAGGCTGTCGCACGTCGTACTGCCTATCTGGTGTTGCTGTCAGAGAACCCGCCGGCCATGCGACAGTTTGTGCAGCTGTGCACTGCAAGCCCTTTTGTTGCCGACTTTCTGAGTAAACATCCGGTGCTGCTGGATGAGATGCTGTCAGTGATGCGGCAGCCGCCTGACAAAGCTGTTCTGGAAGAGGAATTGGCGCAGGGACTGCTGCGTATACATGAAGACAGTTTTGAAGAGCAGATGGAGTATCTGCGCTATTTTAAGCAATGTCACACCCTTCAGGTCGCAGCCGCCCAGATCACCGGATCCATGACTGTCATGAAAGTCAGCGATTACCTGACCTTTACTGCTGAAGCCATTCTGGAGCAGGTATTGGGACTGTGCTGGCAGCATCTGACCCGTAAGCATGGCTTTCCGGTAAACAGTCAGGGGCAGCACGGCGAAATGGACTTTGTGGTCGTGGCCTATGGCAAGCTCGGGGGTATAGAGCTCAGCTATTTGTCTGACCTGGATGTTGTGTTCATCCACGATGGCTCACTGGAACATGATACTCAGGTTGTTGAGGGCCAGAGATCGATAAATAGCCGCGAGTTTTATACACGCCTGGCTCAAAGGGTCATCAGTATGCTGGGCACTCATACTATGTCCGGAAAACTGTATGAAGTGGATATGCGTCTGCGCCCATCCGGCGAGTCCGGGTTGCTGGTGACAACGCTGGTGGCATTTGACAAGTATCAGCGTGAGCAGGCATGGACCTGGGAGCACCAGGCGCTCGTCCGGTCACGTGCTGTTGCCGGGTCACAGGTGATGGCACAGGCTTTTGACGAGATACGTACGAACATACTCCAGTTGCCTCGTCCGCTCGACAAACTCACGGAAGATGTCCGGAACATGCGCCGCCGCATGCGGGAGGAGCTGACTCGTAAAGCAGGCAGGAAGTCTTCGCAACCGGCATTTGCCATTAAACAGGGCGTCGGCGGAATCGTTGATATAGAATTTATGGTTCAGTATCTGGTGTTATCCAGATCCGGAGACTGTCAGGAGCTGACGCGATACTCGGACAATGTACGAATCCTTGAGGCCGCGCGAGATTGTGAATTATTACCCGCCGATAAAATCGCTGAGCTGACAGAAGCCTACCTTGCACTGCGTTCCACCTTGCATGAATTTGCCTTGCAGCATAGTGATGAAAATCTACTGAGTCCGGAACAGTGTGAAGAGGTATTGGCTCCGCTATGCGGCGCACGCAAGGCAGTTTCTGTTTTATGGGATCAGGTATTGGGGCCGAGCGGGGTGTCAGAGTGACACAAGTACAGCGCATCCTGATTGTTGGCCCGTCATGGATCGGCGACATGGTGATGGCGCAGTCCCTGTTTATGGTGCTGAAGCAACAGCAGCCGCAAGCCAGAATAGACGTGCTGGCACCGGCCTGGAGCATGCCACTACTGAGCAGAATGCCGCAATTGGAAAATGCTATCGAGCTGCCTTTCGATCATGGTCAGTTGCGTTTGCAGGAACGACGACAGTTTGGTCGTAATCTGAGTGCCAACAGGTATGACCAGGTCATCGTACTTCCCAATTCGTTTAAGTCGGCGATTGTGCCCTGGTTTGCTGATATTCCGCAAAGGACCGGATGGCGCGGCGAAATGCGGGGCTGGATTCTCAATGACAGCCGTCGGCTGGACAAGACGGCTCTGCCATTAATGGTTCAGCGGTTTGTGGCGCTGGCCTTGCCAGCCACCAGCCGTTTACCGGAGGAGTTGCCGGATCCTATCCCTGTTCCGCAATTAACGGTGAGTCCTGCCGACAGTCAGCATGCGCTTGAATTATTTGGACTGAAGGATGAAACGCCTATACTGATGCTGTGTCCGGCTGCTGAATTTGGTGATGCCAAGCGGTGGCCGACCGGGCACTATGCAACGGTGGCAAAAAACCGGATTGAGGCAGGCTGGCAGGTTGTATTGCTGGGTTCTGCCAAAGATCAGGCAATAACCGGCAAAATAGCATCCCAGGTAAATGCGCCGCACTGTTTTGATCTGGCCGGCAGGACAACGCTGGCACAGGCCATAGACCTGCTGTCGGTTGCCGGTGCGGTAGTCAGTAACGACTCAGGATTGATGCATGTCGCGGCGGCACTGCATCGGCCTCTGGTTGCACTATATGGTTCCACGT from Pseudohongiella spirulinae encodes:
- the waaF gene encoding lipopolysaccharide heptosyltransferase II; amino-acid sequence: MTQVQRILIVGPSWIGDMVMAQSLFMVLKQQQPQARIDVLAPAWSMPLLSRMPQLENAIELPFDHGQLRLQERRQFGRNLSANRYDQVIVLPNSFKSAIVPWFADIPQRTGWRGEMRGWILNDSRRLDKTALPLMVQRFVALALPATSRLPEELPDPIPVPQLTVSPADSQHALELFGLKDETPILMLCPAAEFGDAKRWPTGHYATVAKNRIEAGWQVVLLGSAKDQAITGKIASQVNAPHCFDLAGRTTLAQAIDLLSVAGAVVSNDSGLMHVAAALHRPLVALYGSTSPKFTPPLSDRVVMLYTDIKCRPCFKRECPLQHKKCLTELAPRRVLDALAELQNPVLAGESALCVS
- the glnE gene encoding bifunctional [glutamate--ammonia ligase]-adenylyl-L-tyrosine phosphorylase/[glutamate--ammonia-ligase] adenylyltransferase, which codes for MLTTEHLPEALKTVIERYWQRLQENDLPEDLRARLESQPELVRQLTQVWAASDYAANLCISRPSILVELLDSGRLFRSIEADYKSRLREIFSAAAGDEPVLTVEHMKSVLRLFHQQEMLRLVWRDVTRQASVRETAADVSALAEAALDVSLDLLHRQAVTDSGEPIGSRSGQPQQMVVLGMGKLGAGELNLSSDIDLMFVYPESGETDKGVSCQQFFLKLGQQFIDVIDAVTADGFVFRVDMRLRPFGSEGVLVCSFDAMENYYQSQGRDWERYAMIKARAVAGDVKAGAELIARLRPFSFRRYLDFSAFESLRAMKLQINKQVRKKGMNQDIKLGAGGIREVEFIVQTLQMVHGGRDKRLQQESLYKAMDALQQGDYLPAETIQALRNAYNFLRDLEHKLQAYANKQTQALPGSEMERLRVAVAMAIPDAKSASWDRLQDILDQHRQIVREHFSDVIHIEEDDDAVRHDVDDQQLNSLWHEDLSDCDAVDVLQRYGFENPESSWQRLKEFRRARVFQTLPAESRQRFARFMPLLLATLQQEKTPSLGLERVMKLVEAVARRTAYLVLLSENPPAMRQFVQLCTASPFVADFLSKHPVLLDEMLSVMRQPPDKAVLEEELAQGLLRIHEDSFEEQMEYLRYFKQCHTLQVAAAQITGSMTVMKVSDYLTFTAEAILEQVLGLCWQHLTRKHGFPVNSQGQHGEMDFVVVAYGKLGGIELSYLSDLDVVFIHDGSLEHDTQVVEGQRSINSREFYTRLAQRVISMLGTHTMSGKLYEVDMRLRPSGESGLLVTTLVAFDKYQREQAWTWEHQALVRSRAVAGSQVMAQAFDEIRTNILQLPRPLDKLTEDVRNMRRRMREELTRKAGRKSSQPAFAIKQGVGGIVDIEFMVQYLVLSRSGDCQELTRYSDNVRILEAARDCELLPADKIAELTEAYLALRSTLHEFALQHSDENLLSPEQCEEVLAPLCGARKAVSVLWDQVLGPSGVSE